One genomic segment of Labeo rohita strain BAU-BD-2019 chromosome 14, IGBB_LRoh.1.0, whole genome shotgun sequence includes these proteins:
- the LOC127175938 gene encoding C-terminal-binding protein 1 isoform X2, producing the protein MGSSHLLNKGLPLGIRPPIMNGPMHPRPLVALLDGRDCTVEMPILKDVATVAFCDAQSTQEIHEKVLNEAVGALMYHTITLMREDLEKFKALRIIVRIGSGFDNIDIKSAGDLGIAVCNMPAASVEETADSTMCHILNLYRRTTWLHQALREGTRVQSVEQIREVASGAARIRGETLGIIGLGRVGQAVALRAKAFGFNVIFYDPYLSDGMERALGLQRVNTLQDLLFHSDCVTLHCSLNEHNHHLINDFTIKQMRQGAFLVNTARGGLVDEKALAQALKEGRIRGAALDVHETEPFSFSQGPLKDAPNLICTPHAAWYSEQASIEMREEAAREIRRAITGRIPDSLKNCVNKEFLTQTTHWAGMDPAVVHPELNGAYRYPASVVSLASGGLPPPVEGIMPSTVPITHSLPTVAHPPHAPSPGQTGKPEPDREQHPNEQL; encoded by the exons ATGGGAAGCTCGCATTTGCTGAACAAAGGCTTGCCACTAG GCATCAGGCCTCCCATAATGAACGGCCCCATGCACCCTCGTCCTCTGGTGGCGCTGCTGGATGGCCGGGACTGTACGGTGGAGATGCCCATCTTGAAGGACGTGGCCACCGTGGCCTTCTGTGACGCCCAGTCCACCCAGGAGATCCACGAGAAG GTATTAAATGAAGCAGTGGGTGCTCTCATGTACCACACCATCACCCTGATGAGGGAGGACCTGGAAAAGTTCAAAGCACTTCGTATAATTGTCCGCATTGGGAGCGGCTTTGATAATATCGACATAAAGTCTGCTGGAGACTTAG GAATAGCAGTCTGCAACATGCCAGCAGCTTCAGTAGAGGAGACCGCAGACTCCACCATGTGTCACATCCTAAACCTGTACCGACGCACCACCTGGCTGCACCAGGCTCTCCGGGAGGGCACGCGGGTCCAGAGCGTGGAACAAATACGGGAGGTCGCGTCTGGGGCCGCCCGGATCAGAGGAGAGACGCTGGGGATCATTGGCCTAG GGCGTGTTGGACAGGCAGTGGCACTCAGGGCCAAAGCATTCGGCTTTAACGTGATCTTCTACGACCCGTACCTGTCTGACGGGATGGAGCGAGCCCTGGGGCTGCAGAGAGTCAACACCCTACAGGACCTGCTCTTCCACAGCGACTGCGTCACGTTACACTGCAGCCTCAATGAGCACAACCACCATCTCATCAACGACTTCACCATCAAACAG ATGCGGCAGGGCGCCTTCCTAGTGAACACGGCGCGTGGTGGTCTGGTGGATGAGAAGGCTTTGGCCCAGGCTCTGAAAGAGGGCAGAATACGGGGAGCGGCCCTGGACGTCCATGAGACAGAGCCCTTCAG TTTCAGCCAAGGTCCTCTTAAAGACGCACCCAACCTGATCTGCACTCCTCACGCGGCGTGGTACAGCGAGCAGGCCTCCATTGAGATGCGCGAGGAGGCCGCACGGGAGATCCGTCGAGCTATTACCG GTCGCATTCCAGACAGCCTGAAGAACTGCGTCAACAAAGAGTTCCTCACACAGACCACGCATTGGGCCGGCATGGACCCTGCTGTTGTTCATCCAGAACTCAATGGAGCCTACAG GTACCCCGCCAGCGTAGTGAGCCTGGCTTCAGGGGGTCTGCCTCCGCCAGTGGAGGGCATCATGCCAAGCACCGTGCCCATAACCCACAGCCTGCCCACCGTGGCCCACCCTCCGCACGCCCCGTCGCCGGGCCAAACCGGCAAACCCGAACCCGATAGAGAGCAGCATCCCAACGAACAGTTGTAG
- the LOC127175938 gene encoding C-terminal-binding protein 1 isoform X3, which produces MQGIRPPIMNGPMHPRPLVALLDGRDCTVEMPILKDVATVAFCDAQSTQEIHEKVLNEAVGALMYHTITLMREDLEKFKALRIIVRIGSGFDNIDIKSAGDLGIAVCNMPAASVEETADSTMCHILNLYRRTTWLHQALREGTRVQSVEQIREVASGAARIRGETLGIIGLGRVGQAVALRAKAFGFNVIFYDPYLSDGMERALGLQRVNTLQDLLFHSDCVTLHCSLNEHNHHLINDFTIKQMRQGAFLVNTARGGLVDEKALAQALKEGRIRGAALDVHETEPFSFSQGPLKDAPNLICTPHAAWYSEQASIEMREEAAREIRRAITGRIPDSLKNCVNKEFLTQTTHWAGMDPAVVHPELNGAYRYPASVVSLASGGLPPPVEGIMPSTVPITHSLPTVAHPPHAPSPGQTGKPEPDREQHPNEQL; this is translated from the exons GCATCAGGCCTCCCATAATGAACGGCCCCATGCACCCTCGTCCTCTGGTGGCGCTGCTGGATGGCCGGGACTGTACGGTGGAGATGCCCATCTTGAAGGACGTGGCCACCGTGGCCTTCTGTGACGCCCAGTCCACCCAGGAGATCCACGAGAAG GTATTAAATGAAGCAGTGGGTGCTCTCATGTACCACACCATCACCCTGATGAGGGAGGACCTGGAAAAGTTCAAAGCACTTCGTATAATTGTCCGCATTGGGAGCGGCTTTGATAATATCGACATAAAGTCTGCTGGAGACTTAG GAATAGCAGTCTGCAACATGCCAGCAGCTTCAGTAGAGGAGACCGCAGACTCCACCATGTGTCACATCCTAAACCTGTACCGACGCACCACCTGGCTGCACCAGGCTCTCCGGGAGGGCACGCGGGTCCAGAGCGTGGAACAAATACGGGAGGTCGCGTCTGGGGCCGCCCGGATCAGAGGAGAGACGCTGGGGATCATTGGCCTAG GGCGTGTTGGACAGGCAGTGGCACTCAGGGCCAAAGCATTCGGCTTTAACGTGATCTTCTACGACCCGTACCTGTCTGACGGGATGGAGCGAGCCCTGGGGCTGCAGAGAGTCAACACCCTACAGGACCTGCTCTTCCACAGCGACTGCGTCACGTTACACTGCAGCCTCAATGAGCACAACCACCATCTCATCAACGACTTCACCATCAAACAG ATGCGGCAGGGCGCCTTCCTAGTGAACACGGCGCGTGGTGGTCTGGTGGATGAGAAGGCTTTGGCCCAGGCTCTGAAAGAGGGCAGAATACGGGGAGCGGCCCTGGACGTCCATGAGACAGAGCCCTTCAG TTTCAGCCAAGGTCCTCTTAAAGACGCACCCAACCTGATCTGCACTCCTCACGCGGCGTGGTACAGCGAGCAGGCCTCCATTGAGATGCGCGAGGAGGCCGCACGGGAGATCCGTCGAGCTATTACCG GTCGCATTCCAGACAGCCTGAAGAACTGCGTCAACAAAGAGTTCCTCACACAGACCACGCATTGGGCCGGCATGGACCCTGCTGTTGTTCATCCAGAACTCAATGGAGCCTACAG GTACCCCGCCAGCGTAGTGAGCCTGGCTTCAGGGGGTCTGCCTCCGCCAGTGGAGGGCATCATGCCAAGCACCGTGCCCATAACCCACAGCCTGCCCACCGTGGCCCACCCTCCGCACGCCCCGTCGCCGGGCCAAACCGGCAAACCCGAACCCGATAGAGAGCAGCATCCCAACGAACAGTTGTAG
- the LOC127175938 gene encoding C-terminal-binding protein 1 isoform X1, translating to MFLAVCPNQTKKKEITVAVLQDNRILLGWFRRHIIYGCKSSPSLQMEKTAGSVWERMREIQGSLHRGIRPPIMNGPMHPRPLVALLDGRDCTVEMPILKDVATVAFCDAQSTQEIHEKVLNEAVGALMYHTITLMREDLEKFKALRIIVRIGSGFDNIDIKSAGDLGIAVCNMPAASVEETADSTMCHILNLYRRTTWLHQALREGTRVQSVEQIREVASGAARIRGETLGIIGLGRVGQAVALRAKAFGFNVIFYDPYLSDGMERALGLQRVNTLQDLLFHSDCVTLHCSLNEHNHHLINDFTIKQMRQGAFLVNTARGGLVDEKALAQALKEGRIRGAALDVHETEPFSFSQGPLKDAPNLICTPHAAWYSEQASIEMREEAAREIRRAITGRIPDSLKNCVNKEFLTQTTHWAGMDPAVVHPELNGAYRYPASVVSLASGGLPPPVEGIMPSTVPITHSLPTVAHPPHAPSPGQTGKPEPDREQHPNEQL from the exons ATGTTCTTAGCAGTTTGTCCtaatcagacaaaaaaaaaagagataacaGTAGCTGTGTTGCAAGATAACCGGATCCTGCTGGGATGGTTTAGACGTCACATAATTTACGGTTGTAAAAGTTCACCTTCATTACAAATGGAGAAAACAGCTGGTTCTGTGTGGGAACGGATGCGTGAAATCCAGGGATCTCTTCACAGAG GCATCAGGCCTCCCATAATGAACGGCCCCATGCACCCTCGTCCTCTGGTGGCGCTGCTGGATGGCCGGGACTGTACGGTGGAGATGCCCATCTTGAAGGACGTGGCCACCGTGGCCTTCTGTGACGCCCAGTCCACCCAGGAGATCCACGAGAAG GTATTAAATGAAGCAGTGGGTGCTCTCATGTACCACACCATCACCCTGATGAGGGAGGACCTGGAAAAGTTCAAAGCACTTCGTATAATTGTCCGCATTGGGAGCGGCTTTGATAATATCGACATAAAGTCTGCTGGAGACTTAG GAATAGCAGTCTGCAACATGCCAGCAGCTTCAGTAGAGGAGACCGCAGACTCCACCATGTGTCACATCCTAAACCTGTACCGACGCACCACCTGGCTGCACCAGGCTCTCCGGGAGGGCACGCGGGTCCAGAGCGTGGAACAAATACGGGAGGTCGCGTCTGGGGCCGCCCGGATCAGAGGAGAGACGCTGGGGATCATTGGCCTAG GGCGTGTTGGACAGGCAGTGGCACTCAGGGCCAAAGCATTCGGCTTTAACGTGATCTTCTACGACCCGTACCTGTCTGACGGGATGGAGCGAGCCCTGGGGCTGCAGAGAGTCAACACCCTACAGGACCTGCTCTTCCACAGCGACTGCGTCACGTTACACTGCAGCCTCAATGAGCACAACCACCATCTCATCAACGACTTCACCATCAAACAG ATGCGGCAGGGCGCCTTCCTAGTGAACACGGCGCGTGGTGGTCTGGTGGATGAGAAGGCTTTGGCCCAGGCTCTGAAAGAGGGCAGAATACGGGGAGCGGCCCTGGACGTCCATGAGACAGAGCCCTTCAG TTTCAGCCAAGGTCCTCTTAAAGACGCACCCAACCTGATCTGCACTCCTCACGCGGCGTGGTACAGCGAGCAGGCCTCCATTGAGATGCGCGAGGAGGCCGCACGGGAGATCCGTCGAGCTATTACCG GTCGCATTCCAGACAGCCTGAAGAACTGCGTCAACAAAGAGTTCCTCACACAGACCACGCATTGGGCCGGCATGGACCCTGCTGTTGTTCATCCAGAACTCAATGGAGCCTACAG GTACCCCGCCAGCGTAGTGAGCCTGGCTTCAGGGGGTCTGCCTCCGCCAGTGGAGGGCATCATGCCAAGCACCGTGCCCATAACCCACAGCCTGCCCACCGTGGCCCACCCTCCGCACGCCCCGTCGCCGGGCCAAACCGGCAAACCCGAACCCGATAGAGAGCAGCATCCCAACGAACAGTTGTAG